In Idiomarina sp. PL1-037, a single genomic region encodes these proteins:
- a CDS encoding FMN-binding negative transcriptional regulator, whose protein sequence is MYIPKHFEEDDNAKLHQYIRDYGFGVLAVFQGPGGYVSPSWYPSKAETGRVVPTWNYLAVHAAGKARVVEDATWLKQHLTKLTNQHESGMNEPWQVDDAPQDFTDRLVKAIVGIEIEIETLTGKLKASQNLPERNRAGVKAGLEGGEQPQSCAMSKFVS, encoded by the coding sequence ATGTACATACCGAAGCACTTTGAGGAAGATGACAACGCAAAGTTGCACCAATATATTCGCGATTATGGTTTTGGCGTGTTAGCCGTTTTCCAGGGACCGGGTGGCTATGTTTCTCCTTCGTGGTATCCCTCCAAAGCAGAAACCGGGCGAGTTGTACCAACCTGGAATTATCTGGCTGTGCATGCGGCAGGGAAAGCCAGGGTTGTTGAAGATGCAACTTGGCTAAAGCAGCATTTAACGAAACTAACAAACCAGCATGAGTCAGGAATGAATGAGCCGTGGCAGGTAGATGACGCCCCTCAGGATTTCACCGACCGCTTAGTTAAGGCTATTGTTGGTATAGAGATAGAAATTGAAACGCTGACAGGTAAATTGAAAGCGAGCCAAAACTTGCCAGAACGAAATAGAGCAGGAGTTAAAGCGGGTCTTGAAGGGGGTGAGCAACCGCAGAGCTGCGCGATGTCTAAATTCGTTAGTTAG